Genomic DNA from Gorilla gorilla gorilla isolate KB3781 chromosome 13, NHGRI_mGorGor1-v2.1_pri, whole genome shotgun sequence:
AATCAATGAAGTTTtgtaggcctcagtttcttcacattTAAAATGAGGATTAGGAATATCTACCTTAcaggaataaagaaatgaagtaaCACATGTAAAACCCTCAGTAGAGTGCCAAGCACACAGCAAGCACCCGTGTGCTACGTACTATTGTTACTACTATTATCCTGTCATCAGTAAGTGTTGCAGGTAACTGAAAGCAATTCTGAGATGTTTATCATCCATAACAGTCCTCAAGAAAATACCCAGAGGCCTTGAAAATAAAGTTCTTGAATGAGTGATTTTCTTCAAAGcccaaaatgtcattttttaataaaacactgTGTTAAAAGTACAGAACGGTAGTTTAGAAAGGTAGCTCTTGAACGTGACTCACAAGGCATACCAACAGGACCCTGTCTTTTACGGGGATCACATGGGGCTGTACCATCAGCTAGGGGCTGGCTGTGCCCTCTGGTGGTTGGATACTGTGTTACTTGGTCTCTAGAACCTCACACTTAAAAGTTAGACAAATGTCCTCAAATACTTAAATCACAGAATTTTAATTCTAGCGAGTCCTTGGTTATTATTCTGAGCGAAGATTTCTACAGTCAAAAGATAACCAAATGTGCAGCGTCCTGGAAAACCTAAGTATTAAAATTCGCCCCCGTCTCACTGTACTTGACAGTAAAAGGCATGATTCTCTCAAAGCCATACATATTCCTGGACTCCTGCCTCCCGAGACTCCAGGAGGACTCTCGGGACTGGCCAGTGTCCCAGAGCACTGAGCGTTATCAGTCCTTGGTGTGGCTGCAGGGAGCGGACGTTCAGTGTTCAGGCTGCCGGCAGCAGTGGGGTGTGTCGGGGGGGACCGGAGAGGTCTGTCACTCACCATTTTCCTCCAAGGGGATTTATTCTCCAAAAATTTATTCCAGAATTTCTCCATAGGCCCCATCTTCTGTGGGGGCAGCACCGGCTCCCGAGGGCTCAGCTCCTGGTCCTTCAGCCATCGCCTTCTCAGCTCTCGCAGTTGCTGCAGCCGCAGTTTCTCATCCGGAGTGTACCCTGTCATGTCGCCGCTGGTACCAACGCAAAAGGACACGGCGCACCCCCGAACTACGGACTAGTTACTTAAGCGCGCTCCCGCTCTGCAAAGCGACCTTGCGGGAACGCCGCGCGCCGCGCGCGGTTATTACGTCACATCCTGGTTCCGCCTCTGCAGGGGCCCCAGATTCCTCGCGAGGAAAGCAGTGTCTGGGCATGCACAAAGGTCTCCACCTCCAGTTCTCTCTACGCCCACCTCCGCTATACCCGACCAAATTAGGACCGGGTGGGGACAAGGAGTACTCGTAGTTGTGGGGCCTGAGGAAAGTGACAGATTAGACGAGAGTATGCTAAATTAGAGGACTGGAGGTTTTGCTAAGGAAGAACTTGTATGCTGGGAGGAGGAAGGATAAGCATAAGTGTTTCAGTGAATATGCTGGCCAGATTCAAAATTATTTGCTTGCCTCTCCCACCTTGGAATGACCTAGAGAGTGTATGAAAATAGTTACATcccagttcaaatcccagctatgCCAGTAACTGCTGAAGTGCCCTGGGCAGCTGTCTCATCTGTCCCTCCATCTGTACAGGAATAGTGAAAAGAGTAGCTTAATATCTAGCAAAATTGCATAGATGAATTCATGCTTTCACCCAAAAATACGTGTGGTGAAAATATGAAAGAGCATGCACGACTATTCAGCACGATTCATAATACCAAAATATTGGAAATTACCCCCAAATTCCTAAATAAAGGACTGCTTGAATAAATTGTAGTACAACAGTCAAAAGACAGCATTACAACGAATTAGTTTAAAATCTTAATTGACTCTTATTCGTGATTCTAGAATCAGAAAACACCCCATTCTATAAAGTAGAATGAGTGTTCTGATCAGCTGAGCAGAGGCGGTTGGTTTTATTGGCAAATAggggctgaagaaagcagaaaccgAACAAAAAGTGGACTCATCTTTTCAAAGTTACTTTTAGGGTTAAAGCAGAAGAAACTTCCTTGTTTCACTGACTCAGACTTAAGGGAATTTCCTATTTTTTGGGAAACTGGCCCATTTCAAAGTTCAGTTTGATTGTGTGGTACTTAGCACAAACGACTCCATTCTGGTTCGGTCTGGTCTGCTGGGGCCTAGTGCGTGAAGCTAGTCCAAAACAGTGGCTTCCCAAAAACTTTCACACAACAAAGCAATGAAATGCTAATACAATCGTCAAAAGTAATAAGGAAGAACTCTATATACATCTGTGGTGTGATCTCCAGAATACAttataaagtggaaaaaaaatggataggaatttataCAGTATGCTGTCTTTTACCCAAAAAGAGAAAGATGGTGGTAAtttcaatatatatacatattttcttaaattttcaaaataatgggAATGAAAACAATTGAGGTTTTTAAAGATGTTACCTATGGTGGAGGAAATAAATAGGATAGAGGAGACAGGGATAGAATCTAGACATCTCTGGAAACATCTTACTTCATAAATTTGACTTTAGAACCaagtaaatatttcatattgTGAAATTAAATTTAGCTTAAAGATGTCTCCCTATTTTGAGTCCTTATATAATGAACTGCAACCCAACTTAGTATGCAGTTGAACTCACAGCctaacttaggaatatacttctGTAACGAATAactgagtctcagccaatcatCACAGGTGGTCAACTGATCAgcccatgttcaaataaggcaaaggcCAACCTGTAGCCAATCAAGCTGTTTCTGtatctcatttctgttttttttctatgCGTCCTGCTGGCCTCTTTGTGGAACGATACTTTCTGAACCTCCTCTGGTTCTGAGGGCTGCCTGATTCTCAAATTGGTCATTGCTCAATTAATTtctgctaaatttaatttttctaaagttttaattttaacaatatcattacaaaacaaaattaaatttacaaaaagCAGTCcataaaaatcaagtaaaaacCAGTAGCTCTTAATTGGTCCACTTGGTGGCATAATCTCAAAGGTACACATCATTCTAAATACAATAGCCCTTGTAACAACGCTGGGGTTAGGAGTGCCAATCCCCTCCACTTGGCACAATCAAACATCCACATATAACTTTCGACTCTCCAAAAACTTAATAGCCTACTCTTGACCAGAAGTTTTACTGATAACATACAGTCGATTAACAcacattttgtatatgtattatatgctatattattacaataaagtaagccagagaaaataaacttattaagaaaatcataaggaggcaaagagaggggttggtcttgctgtcttggggtgccagaggcagaagaaaatccacgTATGATGGACCCTCGAAGTTCAACCTGTTTTTTTCAAGGATCAACTATAACTTTAAACCATTGAATTACTGTAAATCCACTGAGAGACAACccgcaaaaacaaaaaaaaacaacttaaaaaaaatcttggccaggcgtggtggctcacgcctgtaatcccagcactttgggaggccgaggcaggtggatcacaaggtcaggagatcgagaccttcctggctaacacagtgaaaccccatctctactaaaaatacaaaaattagccaggtgtggtggcgggcgcctgtagtcctagctactcgggaggctgaggaaggagaatggcatgaacctgggaggcggagcttgcagtgagccgagattgcaccactgcactccagcctgggtgacagagcaagactccgtctcaaaaaaaaaaaaaaaatcttaaactgtTTTAAATAATCATATTGAGGATAGTGGTGTTGATCGTGGTATTGTTAATCTGACACTGAAAATAACTGTTTACGTGAGTGTTGTAAAAACTGATCTTTTTTGGTATGGGGAGACGTATATAAATTGTATGTGTTTAAGTAAAAATCCTATAGTCAAATTGTGAACAGGAAGAatcagtatgaactcatattgcattttatctttaaaaatgtatataattttgtcTTAGCTCTGCCTGTTGATAATGGCCTAAAAGAAATTGGCAAACCAGTAATCATGAGCATCTTTTGTTCTTAGGTTGTGCTCTCTCATGTACATTTTCCATTGAAAGGAACTAGGACTGCTTgaagcagcagttctcaaaagTTTTGCTTCCAAGACTTCttcaaattcttaaaaattgttGGAGatcccaaagagcttttgtttatgtgggttaAATCTATTGATGTTTACTGCtttagaaattaaacattttaaagtaacaatgtactcattaaaaaattagtgagaagagtgccgttgttttacatttttgtaaatgtcTTTAATGTCTTGCTTCATAAATGACAGCAGAATTGTTATaactgcttctgcattcaatcaTAATGTAACACATCATATAGCCTCTGAAAATCCCCATGTATATTTGTGAGTGAATGAGACTTTATAAGGGTAAAATAAAAAGGGCAAACAGTCAGTcgtctgtatctgtgggttccacaatTACATATTCAGCCAACCACAGATAGAaactattcaggaaaaaaaacaataaaaagtaatatgaATTTTAAACAATACAGCCTAACAACTATTGACAGAGTAttgacattgtattaggtattataagtaattgtAACTGAAACACAGGTTTAGTCACTCAACACTTGCAGAGTCCAGTTAACAAGAGCGAGGTCTGGTATAAAGAAAGTGACTTTGTATTCCAAAGCTAGCTTAGGGGAAGAAGTATGGGCTTCCAGCCTCAAAGGTACTGCTCCACTTTTGGAGCAGAAAGTGGGTACTTTCGAAAGGCAGGGGAGACAGCAAGTGGGTAGGAAGTCCACATACTAGCTTGGCACCTTATCTACTAGGCAGTCAAGTTGGCATCTTTATGGGCAGAAATAAGttataaaaatggccaaaaacTTTCCCGGTGGGAAAGAGTTTCTCATCATGTATACTTTGGGTTGTAAATCAACTGTTACCTCTTGAGGCAATCTCCTGGTGGGTGAGAGTTTGTTCTGGAGCTTCTGAGTACAAAGTTAGATGAACTTGCCCTGTAGGGAGTGTCTGGTGAAGGGGAGGTAAAAGGTTATAATTGCATTTCAAACGGGCTAGTAGGAAGTGGAGAATAgcaagaaacagaagagaaaagaagaaaactaataaaaaataataactcattctctttttcttagaaaaatgggGATACCCAGTTACataacctagagatgatttaaagtatatgtgaggatgtgcataggttatatgcaaatactaccccATTTTATATGAGGGTGCTAAACCAAACTAAAATCTGGCCCGAGAAAGTCTCCATACTTGCATACTTGAGTTCTTACTTAGGAATTGCAACCTAACTTAATAGATAAGCAAACTGAAAAATCTAATGGAGACATACTTCTGTAACAATAGCTGCATCTCAGTCAATCACTGCAGCCATACTTCAGCCACTCACAGGTGGCCAACTGTCCAAACCAGGTCtaaataaggcaaacgccaagctgtaaccaatctggctgtttctgtacctcacttctgttttttgttgtttttttttttttgtatttcagtttcctttttctaTTCTTAAAATCTCTCCAACTGTGCAGAGATAACTCTCTGAATTTGCTGTGATTCTGAGGGCCCAATTTGCGAATTGCTTTTTCCTTGATCAATTAaactttgttaaatttaatttgtctacagtttttcttttatcaagggagatgagcatctgtggatttgggTATCTGAGAGGGGTCCTGGGACCCTCAGTATCCTTGGGGACATGGATACTGAGTGATAACTCTTACTATGAAAATAATCTTGACATCACGGACCCCATAAAAGGATCACAGGGACTCTTAAGAGGACCTGGGCCAAactttgagaacctctgccttgGAAAAATGGCTAACCCCAGGCCTGGGTCGGATTAGGAAACGTAAAGAAAGCCTGGAACATCTTATCATGTCAGAAAGCAGGGAAGTTTTAAAGGCCAGTAGGGTTATGTCAAAAGGATTTGGGAGCCAACTTAAATAGGTTCCCACTGGTTAAAGATGGGAAAATTTGAGCATCGACAAGTATAATAACTTCAGTGGattgaaaaatatcaaatatattcacatacatgtattcataatgattttttaaaacctcacTTGTCACCTTTGGATGATGTTAGGGAACTgtgatattgtaaaatatatatttggtcttcttCCCATTTCCTGGCACATAGCttctaaaatccttggaatctccaaagtgatgtgtctttttgtatgctaatgattcATGACTGGCTTTCCCTGGATAGCCTCAGGATGAGAATTGGTCACTGGAAAGAATAAGGCATAATTACAGGGTTGGGGCTTCCAGCCCCACCACCTCAACTTTTGGTGAGgagagaggggctgaaggttgagtTCATTACCAATGGCCAATAATTTAATCAGTCATGCCTGTgtaatgaagcttccataaaaatccaaaaagaCTGGATAGCTGAACatatggaggttcctggagggtggcagaGATGGCATGGAAACTCCACACCCCTTCCCACATATCTTGCTGTGTGCACCTCTTCCATCTGACTGTTCTTCTGTAGCCTTTGTAATATCTTTTACAATAATAAGccagaaaatgtgttttcctgagttctgtgaattGTCCGAACAAATTAATAAAGCCAGAGCAGGGCGGTCATAGAAACCCCAATTTATAGCCGATTGGACAGAAATATGGGTGACAACTTGTTACTTCAGATCTGAAGTGGGAAGAACTCTTGTGGggctgagccctcaacctgtgggttCTGATGCTATTGTCAAAGGTGTGTGaatcagagcaactccatctcaaatagctgggtaaaatgaggctgaaacctactgggctgcattcccagatggttaaggcattttaagtcacaggatgagatagaagatcagcacaaaatacaggtcataaagaccttggtgataaaacaggttgcagtaaaggagTGGGCCAAaatccaccaaaaccaaaatagcGACGAGactgacctctggtcatccttactggacactcccaccagcaccatgatgGTTGACAAATGCCAtagcaacgtcaggaagttaccctatatggtctacaaaggggaggcatgaataatccaccccttgtttagcatatcatcaagaaatagccattaaaaatgggcaaccagcagccctcagggttGCTCTGActatggaatagccattcttttattcctttactttcttaataaacttcctttcaCTTTGCACGGCgaacttgccctgaattctttcttgcacgagatccgAGAACCCTCTCTCaggtctggattgggacctctTTCCTGTAACATATTTCTCTGTCCTGCAACActgtctccaggtagatagtgtcagaactgaattgaattagAGGACGCCCAGCTGGTGTCTCCTGCAGAATTGATTGCTTGCTTGAGGTCGGCTGGtcggggggcggggaggggaggagaacaCCCCTGCttctggtgtcagaagtgggtTGTGAGACGATAGTGTGAGAAACTGAATTTGTTTTTCCTCTCTATTCTTCAGAAGAACTAACTTGTTTTGAAAACtggcaaggaaaaaaaatcaagcattttTCTAGGCTCTCTATACAAATTGCAtcttaaagtaataaaatgatTCATGAGGGGAAATTTCTTCAAAGAATCATTAAAAAGCTAATGAAAGAAAAGGGGATGGCACAGTTAgaatatcaccattttgcaactGTTAAAGTTTATTAATAAATCAATGCAGTGGTTTATCCGTCAATAGCTGCAAACATCTCAAAAAGGGACCGACTGCGCCTCCTGGTGGAAAGCTGCCTCATTGCCTGTGAAGTTGCCTTGCCAAAAAACATTGAACCTGAATCTGATCAAGTTTCTAGATCTAACTAGTTATTTAATAACAGAGGAGCTCCTTATACAACACCAAAATGATACATTGAGATAAATCTAGATTGTAGGAACTGCATATAAGTGACTCggtttcttataaaatatattgagtaaaaagaaaggagagagaggagaatccATAGATTAAAAGAGGCAGAGGGAAATTTAAACATTACCTCGATATATTAGGAAattgtcattaatttttttgtatatgatgatcTGTGGTTATATTTTTGAAAGGAAGTTCTAATCTCTTAGAGATctcttctgaaatatttatagatgaaaGGGTAAGAGGTCTGAAGTTTACTTCTGAATAATTGAGAAAGGAGGAAGCAGGCATAGAGAAATAAGACTAGTAATAAGTTGGCAACTGTTGAAGCTATCTGATAGCTAAATGGGGGCTTATTATAGTCTCTCGTATActattttgtgaatatttaaaaatattctaaataaaaaaaatttttaaattatgccttgaggctgggcacagtggctcaagcctataatctcattgctttgggaggctgagacaggaggattctgtaagcccaggagttcaagaccagcctaggcaacatactaagacccccgtctccaccaaaaaaaatgcCTTGAAGTAGTAACTAAACTGTGTATTTAAACTATTACTAATCCTCAGTCTGTCTTATTACATTTTGGactaaaattttgcaaactacTTACATTGGAACTCTCAACTTTGTTATGGTGAGATCTGAACAATTGATTCTAAAGGGAGAGTAAGCCCCTGAGTGCTTAAACATCACAGGAAATACTATATTTAGGTTCCCAATTGTTACCGAGTGCAGGCTCAGCTGCTCACCACCTGCAAAGCCAATAACAAAGATGAACTACAGCTAAAGGAAAGTTACTTTATTCCAGAGCTAGCAGTGGAAAAATGGCCAAAGCTAGCGCCTTAAAGAAACCGTTTCAGCTTTCTAGGACAAGGGTAAAGGCTAAAGGGGAGTTTGGTATGATGGGCATGCAGGAGTGGTGATAGGGGTCAGCTTATGTGACTTGTTCTGATGACTATCTTGAGCTGTTGCCCCATCTGGTGTGTGGGCTAGTGCCATCTCTGGGACAGCCAGGTTGCAAAttaactgcagccttgaagtaATCTCCAGGTGGGGGAGAATCCCACAGTAGACTGAATTGCTTCAAGATTTAGTCTCTGGAACTTCTAAACAAACACGTAATTAGATAAGGGAAACACTGTGCAAGGGGgtgcctgggagaaagagtgagagcaAAGACTATTATCTCATTGTTAAAGGCAAGACAAGGAAcgggcaggaaagagagagagaaaaacttttaaaaacaggaCACTTAGTTACACAATGAGTCATTTGATAACCCAAATGTTTCCTTTGCGAGTGGAGTTAAATACATttagtatttcttgaatttggaaCCATCATTCTGGCTTACTCTGGGAAATTACTACAtcccccccactccccaccactaccacatttgaaaataaacataaataaaatcaatattgcTTAGAAAAATATACCACTGGCTACTGATGACCACATTTCCATCCTTTCTCACTTATCTCTGGCTGTGAAACTCATGAGGCTGAGTTGAATAAAAAGGGAGCAGTGAGAGACCGTGTTCAGCTTAGCGCAAGCAGAAAATGTGGACTCACAAATTCAGATAGTCTGCAAGACCTGGGTAACTACTGGAGACATTCCCACCAGAGGGCACTCTAACTTGctgaaaaattagaaatacagGTAAATTGCATTTTATCTAAGGCCTCAGTAATCAGCCCACAAAACTCAAAGGAGCTAAAGCAAAGCACAGTGGGCAGGGAACAGATGGGGCCAGGAAATAAGATGAGGAGGTGTCTTCTGTCAGTAAGGTTATGTCTTCAACTTTGGATCTGTCTAATAAGGGTCTACACCTCCAGCTATGTTTTTAAAAGCCGGTAGGGTGCTTCTTTTGCCCCCTGGCAGAGTGTACTAAGTGGGGCACACAGGCCGTGGATATCAGAGGCTGTGGAGAGAAGGCAGATTTGAGTGCAAGACCTCCCCGTCAGACTGAGTCTGCAACCAGGGATGGAGATGGGAGTTCCACATCCAAGTTCCCTTTCCATTGTTCAGTCAAAAGTTTAAGAGCCTTTGTCCTATCTTCATTTGAAGCACCATTTGTCCcacataattgaaaaaaaattaattcctccAGAAATCCCTTTATCTccctgtaagatttttttttagcaaaaacaaaacaaaacaagatatatatatgtgtgtatatatatatatgtgtatatatatatgtgtgtgtgtatatatatatatataacttcacCCAACCACACAagacattattattttcaaggggACAAGGAGGCACACTTGCTCATGTTGATCAGAAAAATCTGTGCAGATGCACAAGCGAGGGCATTCTCTTACAAATCCCTACTGTGGAACTTTTCTGGTCAGTGTTTTGGAGATACACAGAAACTAATGGCATCAGCAATTCATGGTGAAGTTTGCTACTTATAGGGCAGACGGTCACACACAGTGTACCAGAGACGGAGTTTTGAGCTGCACCTTTAGTTGAATATTAGTTTCCATCTGGGGGGCACAATGGGCTTGACTACCACTGTCTTCTTATCCTTCTGATATTAGTAGAGCAGAATCACTTGTCTGACGTCTTAAACATTTAGTAGTCTAAAACAATATTCATTTGCTCAAATTTGACTTCTAGTTGGACCCCAGCACTCTCAGTGGCAAGTGGTGCGGTGCCAGTGAAACTCTCTTCAGAAAGAGCAACTGATTGGCccggcgcagcggctcacgcctgtaatcccagcactttgggaggccgaggcgggcggatcacgaggttaagaaatcgagaccatccgggctaacacggtgaaaccccatctctactaaaaatacaaaaaaattagccgggcgtggtggtgggcgcctgtagtcccagctactcgggaggctgaggcaggagaatggcgtgaacccgggaggcggagctggcagtgagccaagatcgcgcctctgcactccagcctgggcgacagctagacttcgtctcagaaacaaaaccaaaacaaaacaaaaggaagagcAACTGATTAAAATCACTAACTTTGTAACACAGGAGCCCTCGAGTTCTCTGCAAGAGTTTCTGaactttgtgttttcatttcaatgATCATTTTAAAACTCTGGCGTGAGTATATTCTAGATCACTTGGATAACCACCTTATAACCAAATACCCAAACCGTATGAGTGTTTACAATTATGTGGGAGCCAAGAGGAGGCCCTGTAATGTTCTGGCACTTTATATGAATAAAGGTTTCATAGTCGCTCAGATGTAGGGAGGTGGTGAAGACAGTCACCTCGTAGCACACTTCACATGACACTTCCTTTAGTAGGTGAGGTAATAAATAGgccaaatggaaaagcatttatTATGACTTTTAAttgttctaatattttattactatCGCAACTTGGAGGGTGCTATGAAGCAGATCAGCTCTTCAAAACGATGAATTGGTTCAAATGATTGtcattatttaaaaggaaaaatagaaaaatgcccGTGACTCAAATAATGTTCCAGTGTGTTCAAACTCAATGCAATACACAATGAAGCATAAAATCTCCAAATGCATCTTTCCACTATTCAACCCAtaccattgtttttgttttatgaaaacattattccttgaattttattagttttatgtttttgtttgcacttaacttgaaaattaatttcagttttatagttGAAACAAACTATACACTGAGTGTATATGTAATTTGATGCTTATGAACActtaaataaaggaataaaaataatttaacactGGAGATATGCAATACTTTTTTGCTCCTCTAAAAgggattattatattatttaactttgaaaaacactgttATAACATCATATAAGTTTTTCTATAAAGTTATTAATAATCAACAGGGAATAAACTAAAGAAAACCAGAGTAGGCATATAATCAAAAGCTCAGCTGCACTGCCTTTTAGGGACTAGAATGACAACTAACTTTGTAGGatctaatatttttttcaaaacacattgttagtattatttttagtt
This window encodes:
- the NDUFB6 gene encoding NADH dehydrogenase [ubiquinone] 1 beta subcomplex subunit 6 isoform X1, which codes for MTGYTPDEKLRLQQLRELRRRWLKDQELSPREPVLPPQKMGPMEKFWNKFLENKSPWRKMVHGVYQKSIFVFTHVLVPVWIIHYYMKYHVSGDTILETGEVIPPMKEFPDQHH